The sequence GCGAGCCCACGCATCGGTCTGCTGATCCAACCCTGGTCGTGGCTGTCGCTCTATGGCAATTACTCGCGTTCCTTCGGCGTCACCAATGCGCTTCCGCCCTCCGGCGTCGCGGTCTTCGCCCCGCAGTCCGGCAGGCAGTTCGAAGGCGGCATCAAGGCCGAGCTGCTCGACCGGCGGCTGACCGCGACCATCGCCTATTACGATATCGTCAAGTCCAATGTCGTTCAGAGCATACCGGGAACGACTTTTTCCGAGGTGATCGGCCAAGTGGAAAGCGAGGGCGTCGAGCTCGACGTCAACGGCCGCCTCGACGAGAATTGGAGCGTCATCGCAAATTACGCCTATGACCATGCGTGGGTCTCGAAGGATTCGAGCGGCCCAGCGGCCTTCGGCGGCAGGGAGGGGCGGCGCCTGCGCGACGTTCCCTTCCATCAGGGAAGCGTCTGGGTGAAATATGAGGCGGGCGGCGAGCTCACCGGCCTCTCACTGGCGGCGGGCGTTTTCGCGGTCGGCGAGCGGCAAGGCGACAACAACAGCAGCTTCCAGGTTCCGGGCTATGCGCGCGTCGACACGATGATCCAATATGAGCTTCCCGCCTTCCTCGTCCCTTGGGCTAAGAAAGCGACGGCGCAGCTCAATGTGCGCAATCTTCTCGACACGACCTATTATTCGACGGCGACGAGCCGAACCGCGATCTATCCCGGCGCGCCGAGGACCTTCATGGGCTCTCTGCGCTTGGAGTTCTGAGCGTGACACGGGCAATCGAAAACCGGGCTCCGGAGCGCGTTTCCGAAGTCGCTTCGCCGAAGGCTCGGCGCATATTCGTGCTGCTGCACCGGTGGATCGGCCTCGCCATGGCGGGCTTCCTCATCGTCGTCGGACTGACCGGAACGATGCTGGCCTTCCTGCCGGAGCTGAGCCATTGGCTGGCGCCGCAGATATATCCCGGCCCGCACGGCCCGACGCTCGATCCGGCTATGCTGGCTCGGCGCGCGGAGCGTCTCGCGCCGGGAGCGCACGCGGTCACCGTCTATCTCGGCGGAGAGTTGGGCGCCGCCCGCATCGGCATGAAGCCGCAGCCCGGCGCCCCGCCGCTCGATTTCGGCGCGCTCATTCTGGACGCAGTGACGGGCGAGGAACTCGGTCGCCAACGTCCTGGCGGAGGATTGCCGACCGCGCTCGCAGAGGTGATGCCCTTCGTCTACCGCCTTCATTACGAATTGGCGATCGGCGAGACGGGCGCTTGGATTCTCGGAATCATCGCGCTGCTGTGGACGTTCGACTGCTTCGTCGCCGCCTATCTGACCTTGCCGCGCCCGAGCCCCGGCAATCGTCGCGGCTATCTCGCCCGCTGGACGCCCGCCTGGCTCGTCAAATGGCGCGTCTCCTTCTACCGGATCAATTTCGATCTGCACCGTGCGAGCGGGCTCTGGTTATGGGCTATGCTGCTCGTCTTCGCCTGGTCGAGCGTGTTCTTCAATTTGAACGGGGTCTACACAGGAGTGACGAAGTTCTTCTTCGATTATGCGCCGCCCCCATGGGCATGGCCTGCGCAGCCCAAGCGCGACGACGCGACGAAGCCGCTCGAATGGGAAGAGGCGCAGGCGATCGGCGTGAAGCTGATCGCCGAACAGGCGCGCGCACGCGGCTTCGAGGTGGAGCGCGCCGATGC comes from Methylosinus sp. H3A and encodes:
- a CDS encoding PepSY-associated TM helix domain-containing protein; its protein translation is MLLHRWIGLAMAGFLIVVGLTGTMLAFLPELSHWLAPQIYPGPHGPTLDPAMLARRAERLAPGAHAVTVYLGGELGAARIGMKPQPGAPPLDFGALILDAVTGEELGRQRPGGGLPTALAEVMPFVYRLHYELAIGETGAWILGIIALLWTFDCFVAAYLTLPRPSPGNRRGYLARWTPAWLVKWRVSFYRINFDLHRASGLWLWAMLLVFAWSSVFFNLNGVYTGVTKFFFDYAPPPWAWPAQPKRDDATKPLEWEEAQAIGVKLIAEQARARGFEVERADALYYKLGKGLIQYRVRSSLDLGDRLGTTSVLFDAYTGDFVALSLPTGDRSGVTLTSWLAALHMGAVFGMPYRILVGAFGMVVVMLSVTGVYIWWKKQSSSLRRPARTTRS